A single window of Polaribacter sp. SA4-10 DNA harbors:
- a CDS encoding ABC transporter permease, whose amino-acid sequence MSAKFDSYQKRRLQSSYLSVVISIALVLFIVGILGLVLLKSTSVANRVKEKVAITLFIKDKVTQKQIKTFRESLLKEEFTKKAIYTSKERAAKIYSKEIGEDFLEFLGKNPLKNGIDIYLKAAFVTPEKMQEIETRFLKNAFVADVSYDKPLIKLLTKNIQRISFWLFVLSAFCGLVAMILINSSIRLSVYSKRFNIKTMQMVGATKSFIRRPFIWRSIKLGMIGAILSLIGLAVVIYYIDKKIPALALLEDYVSLSVLVGGVLLSAFIITWISTFFATQRFLNLKTDELYY is encoded by the coding sequence ATGTCAGCAAAATTTGATTCTTATCAAAAAAGACGCCTTCAATCTTCTTACTTATCTGTAGTAATTAGTATTGCTTTGGTACTTTTTATTGTTGGTATTTTAGGATTGGTATTATTAAAATCTACTTCAGTAGCAAATCGTGTAAAAGAAAAAGTAGCGATAACTTTATTTATAAAAGATAAGGTAACTCAAAAACAAATTAAAACATTTAGAGAATCTCTTTTAAAGGAAGAATTCACTAAAAAAGCAATTTATACGAGTAAAGAAAGAGCCGCTAAAATTTACAGTAAAGAAATTGGTGAAGATTTTTTAGAATTTTTAGGAAAAAATCCATTAAAAAACGGAATTGACATTTATCTAAAAGCAGCTTTTGTTACGCCAGAAAAAATGCAAGAAATAGAAACAAGGTTTTTAAAAAATGCTTTTGTTGCAGATGTTTCTTATGATAAGCCTCTTATAAAATTATTAACTAAAAACATTCAAAGAATTAGTTTTTGGCTTTTTGTTTTAAGTGCATTTTGTGGTTTGGTTGCTATGATTTTAATTAATAGTTCTATAAGATTATCTGTTTATTCTAAACGATTTAATATAAAAACTATGCAAATGGTTGGTGCTACTAAAAGTTTTATTAGAAGGCCATTTATTTGGAGAAGTATAAAATTAGGAATGATTGGTGCAATTTTATCTCTTATAGGATTAGCAGTTGTTATTTATTATATAGATAAAAAGATACCAGCATTAGCGCTTTTAGAAGATTATGTTTCATTAAGTGTTTTAGTTGGAGGGGTGCTTTTATCAGCTTTTATTATTACTTGGATAAGTACATTTTTTGCAACACAGCGCTTTTTAAATCTTAAAACAGACGAACTTTATTATTAA
- the mce gene encoding methylmalonyl-CoA epimerase, producing the protein MDKIEHIGIAVKDLEKSNELFASLFGKQHYKMEEVASEGVKTSFFKSGPNKIELLQATSLESPIAKFIEKKGEGIHHIAFAVSDIASEIKRLKKEGFIVLNETPKKGADNKLVAFLHPKSTNGVLIELCQEIE; encoded by the coding sequence ATGGATAAAATTGAGCACATTGGTATTGCGGTTAAAGATTTAGAAAAATCTAATGAGTTATTTGCTTCACTTTTTGGAAAACAGCATTATAAAATGGAAGAAGTTGCTTCAGAAGGAGTGAAAACTTCATTCTTTAAATCAGGACCCAATAAAATTGAGCTATTACAAGCCACAAGCCTAGAAAGTCCAATTGCTAAGTTTATAGAGAAAAAAGGTGAAGGAATTCATCATATTGCTTTTGCAGTTTCAGATATAGCATCAGAAATTAAAAGGCTTAAAAAAGAAGGTTTTATCGTTTTAAATGAAACTCCTAAAAAAGGAGCAGACAATAAATTAGTCGCTTTTTTACACCCAAAATCTACAAATGGAGTTTTAATTGAATTGTGCCAAGAAATAGAATAG